In Desulfofustis limnaeus, the genomic stretch ACCGGGATCTCGGCGGAAAGGCAGCCCTCGATAAGCGGCCGGCTCAGGTAGGTGCCGGAGCCCTGGGACGGTACGCAGAACAACTCCTCCTGGGCGTCGTCGCCGTAGGAAGCGACGATCTCCGCCCGCCAGGCGGCCTCGGCGGCCTGGCTCCAGGGCCGTTTGGCGCGCAGGCAGATCCGCTTGAACAGCCCGTCGCGCAGCGCATCGTCGAAATCGATACGGTGCAGGCTGTAGGGTTTGCGTCCGGCGCGGATCTCCTGGACCAGTTCGTTGAACGGGTTCTTGTCGCCGTCGTGGGTGCTGATCACCCGAACCTGGCCGCCCCACATCAACAAGGCCATGGCCGCCTTGAGCAGTTCGCCCAGGTCGTCATGAAAGGCCGCCTCGTCGATCACCACCCGGCCCTGTTTGCCGCGCAGGTTGGACGGGCGCGAGCTGAGCGCGACGATGCGGTTGCCGGAGGCGAAGCTGATGCGAAAAGTCAGGATGTCCTTGTCCACATCCTTGACCACTTCTTCTTCCACCGCGCCGGCAGCGAACTGGTAATGGGTGGCCCAGGCGGCGCAGTCGTTGATGAACTCCTCGGCCATGTCCTTGTTGTAGCCGATGTACCAGACGTCATCGCCGGAGACGGACGCGGCATAGAGCGTGTTGTCGGCGGCCTCCGACCAGGACAGGCCGATGCGCCGGGATTTTTCGCAGACCTTGACGGCGCTTTGATCTGCCATCCAACGCTGCTGGTAGGGCAGCAGGACCGCCGGGCTACGGTCGGCCGGTTTCTGGCTGCTGAGAGGTTCCATCATTCCCCGATCCCCAGGATGCGCCGGCGGATATCGTCCGCCATTTCATCGGACAGTCCGCTTTTCTTGACCTCGGTGACCACCGCTTCGGCTACGCTCCGGGCCTTTTCCAGCTTGTCCCAGCGCTCCAGCAGCGCCCCGATTTTGGACAGCGTGTCCATCATCGGTGCGGTTCGTTCGCTGGCATGTTGGTTTTCCAAAAACTGCAGCTGGTCCTCGAACAGATCGCGCAGCCGTTGGATGTTGCCGCGTTTCTGGCTGCGTGCCCGGTCCCATTCGTCCATCTCCTGGCCAGGCGTCAGCGTCTCTGCCTTCCAGCGGGCAAGCGAGGTGACCGATACGCTCAGCTGCGCTGAGATCGCCGACAGGCTCAGTCCTTCGGCATAGAGCCGTTGCGCCTGCGGGGCGAGATACGCCTTGTCTCCTTTACTGGCCAAGGGCTTCCTCCAATTCCCAGATCCGCGCCCGGAGCTGCAGCAGCTCGGCCTGGCGCACCACCAGATCGTCCATCTTGGCCGCCGCCCGCGTCACGTCCATCTCCTCGAGGTCGACGAGCGCCGGGTTGATCAGCGCCGGGATATCGCGAGCGATGCCCTTGGCTTCGACCCGCAGGCTTGTCTGGCGGATCTTCAGCTTCTCCAGTTTCTCGCGCATCAGGTCGACGTTCGTGCGCATCACGCTCTCCCCAACAGGTGTTCGATCAGGTCGGCCAGCCGGGTATTTGCCGCCGTGTTCAGCCGGACCATGGTGGTCAGCTCTTTGCTCATCGTCTCGTATTCCTTGACCAGGTAAACGTTGTCGTCGTACCGGCTCTGGGAGTCGCGGTTCTGCGTGCGCACCTCGTCGCGCAGATCGATCATCGCCCGCGCCAGCCGGAACAAGGAGAGCGATAAAAACAACGGCGGCAGCACGAACATCGCCAGCAGTACCGCCACCACATTCCAGCCGCTCATCGCATTGACCAGGGCGACCACCGCCGAGACGACGTTCAGTTCCTGCATCCGTTATCTCCTCCGCTTGTCTTCATGGGCGCGTTCGCAGCTGACGCAGCGGGTGCAGCCGGGTGAGGCGATGCGTCTATCCTCGGGGATCGGTTCGCCGCATTCGTTGCAGACCAAGGCTGAAGGCCCGATACGTTGCCCTTTGCACAGAGCCGCGCTCAAAGCCCGCTTGCGGTCTCGCTCTTCCGCTTCCTGTGCTCGATCGAAAAGGTCCACCACTCGTCAACCTGCTGGTGCTTATTGTTCAGTCAAACCTCGAAAATCCGGAAACCTTGATGGCGTCCGGGCTCCGGGATAACGAAGAGATACTTTGTAAGTCCCGGTTTACCGGGGATAGGAGGGATGTGGTATGTGAAGTACTTCAGTAACTGTGGTTTGTTTCCGGCTCAGGCATAGAGGCAGTAGTGCAGGGGGAGGCACAGTGGAATTGATTGACTATTCGATCGGTTAGGGTAACAATGATCAAGATGAGCTTTGTTGATAATGCGAGAGTTTCTACAGGTTAGTTTCACGGGGTAACCGTATCCATTAACTTTCTGGATAAAACCGGCTTGATCGTGTTATGCGGTTCTACATAATTATTTTTTCCCTGTGGCGAAGCCGCAGGGAATCGAGGCACTCACTTCGTTCGCGATTAAACGGAAATCAGGACTAAATATCTGAAGAAAAAAGAATAATGCAGCTTGATCCCACCCAACCTCTCGTTGGGCAAATTTCTGTCATAGGCGGAAATGACGTACAGCGTTTAACCGCTGCGGCCTGCGCATCAGTTGGATACACGGTGTTTACCAATGTTGTTGTCGTGCTAGGTGGTGAACCGGCAGCTGAAGCCGACGTATTTGCGGCGCTATTTACACCGTTGCGCGAGTCTAGAGTGGTGATCGAATGTAAAGGAGGAAATCCCTCATTTAATGATATTCGGAAGTTTTCGTCATTCGAACAACTTTTATCACCTCGGCCGGACGAAATGCTGTTTGTTGCTAGGCCGAATTGTCCAACTAATCGCCATGAGTTGGCCCACCTTTTGGGTCTTCGGATTGTTGAACGAACCAACCTCGCTTACTATGCACTTCCTCTCCTGGGTGGTGCGGGGCTTCGGCACGAGCGTGCTGTAGTGCTGAATCGCTTCTTGGCTTGGCAGGATGTGGATGCCTTTTTTGTTTTACAGACTAGAAATATCGAAGCAGTACGTCAACATTATCGCTTTCTTACGCATCAACTATGGTGTGTCGGCCCAACGGACCAACAGGTTTTGCTATCATTCGATGCCTACACAAATCAGTATGCTAGGTCGTGGGAGACTGTATCTGCTCAAAAAGGACTAAACGAACGAGACGCATTGTATGATGCGAATGACGATGATTTTGAGGCCGCCATGTACGTCGTTCTGATCCATCGTCTCATGAATGCCTACGCTGTTACACGACGGACATTAGAAGTGGTTCGGCACGAAACTCCACAGCAACTCATCGATACAACTGGACCAGTCCTCCGTGCTACAATATCAGAGTTGTCCTCACATCCACGGCATCTTTTCGGTTTCCCAAGTTTCCTTCAGAGATTTTTCTTTGTATGGGGTGGTTTCATCGTTGAAGCAAACAGGGCAACTGAAATTGAACAGATGGCGCGAGAGGCAGGAACCTCGAAGGATGCAGTAGAGCACTATTTAAATGTTCTGGATCTTCTTTATCAGAGCAGAGATGGGAATCTGAGTCTATTTCAGAATTGGGGAGGATTTCGCTACTTCAAATTCGTACCTGGTGCTCTCCGTGCATTAGGTTTTTTGCATCGAGAAGCAATTGCCCCTGAATTATACGCAAACACAGAATTCTTTGGTCGGTCAGGAGAGAAGTACAGAACAGCTCTTGAGAGGGCTCTTGTTGACACAGGTGGTACCGCAGCTTTGAGATATCGATAGTGTACTGTGGATTGATACGAAAAGAATCCCGTCGAACAAATTGCTGCTATCGGGTGGCAACTCCGCTGCACTCCATTGCCACCAGTGAGCTCGACGTTGGAACAATGCGGAGATATGATGTATCGACTACTAACGATATTTGCCTTTGTCATGTCCGTTATATGGCTGGCTAATGATCCCGGGTTTCCTCCCGCTGTGGCATGCGTTGCATCGGTAGCAGCAGCGTATCGAGACGAATTTCATGCACTGATCGGTTTGCATCTGGTGTCACTGACCCCAAGGACAGCCCCGATACGTAACCTTGCTCATACACGCTATTCATTCTCGAGGCCCGAGTATGTAAACCCAATGATCATTGCCGATCTCTGGGGATGTATCTCGGATCTAGGTGATCAAGTTGTGGCTGTGAATATCGCCGGGGCCAATAACAGTAATCGGTTCTTCGCCGAAGTGACAGTTTCGGATGACAAACCATATCCTGTAGTCACAGCCAAAAGCGGTGAGATAACTTTTTCCTACCAGTATCTCGGTCGTTCGTTCAGTGGTATTAATCTCCTTCGCGTTTGGAGTTCGGGAGGTGGCACTGGGGTTTTCTGCGCGATAGTGCTGGTTACTCTGAGCGCTGAGGCCGCAGTCGATATTGGAGTGGCAGGTGCAAAGAAGGTCGACCGCTTCATTGCAAAGAAAATAGCTAGTCTCCCACTTGGTGATCGGTATGAAGGAAAAGTAAACTATAGATTCGGATTATTGACTATTGGCGAATGCACCGGCAGTCGCTTCCTTCGAACGAGTACGCAACGAATGGTGGTGCTGTGAATTGTCATTATTAGAAAAAACTGAAGATCTTGCTCAACAAGCGCTTCGAGGCGGCTCGGCTGTTTTGCTACGCTCTCTGCTAGGCCGCTCAAACACAACATCAGGTTTGCAGGGGGAATAAAAAAATGAAACGATTACGAGCAAATGTTGTTCCATTATTATTTTAAACGCTGCAATTGCTGTAGAGATAGATTTGTTCAATTTCGAAGAAGAATTGGCCCCTTCGAACTTTTGACTTCACCGCAGCAGCGTTAGGTAGGGTTGGCGGTTTTTCGTTGATCCGGTAATTGTTCTCATTATTGGTATCGGTTCATACATCGGGACTGAGCAACTAGCTCAACCTTTGCTCAATCGAGGCTATTGACTGCCCGTGGGTTCACGGAAAGACAACAATGCCAACCAATTAGGAATCTGCAGTTAAACGAATATTAAAGAACTCTGTACGCCAGGGTGATCAAACGGAGCCAGACAGACACCCAACACGCGCTCCTGATCCTGAGCGTTAAGCCGCGGGAGCAGAAAGAATATTGGTGGCATATATGTCAAAAAAAGCAAAAAATCAGTATCTGCGTAGAGCGAAGCACTCAAAAAAGGACGAGTTTTACACCCAGCTTGCAGACATCGAGAGGGAGCTAAAACACTACAAAGCGCACTTCAAAGGCAAGGTGGTGTACTGCAACTGCGATGATCCGCGTGTGAGCAATTTCTTCCATTATTTTTCATATAATTTCGAGAAGTTAGGGCTTAAAAAACTCATCACAACTTGCTACAAGAACCAAGAAAGAGATCTATTTAGCAAGAATGATTCAGAACAGGCCATCTATCTGGAATATAAAGGTGATAAGAACCGAAACAATGTTCCTGACCCAGAGGAAATCGGTATCAAACACCTAAAAACCGATGGTGATTTCCGAAATAGAGAAAGTGTTGAGCTGTTAAAGCAAGCCGACATTGTGGTTACAAACCCGCCATTTTCCCTATTTCGGGAGTACGTTGCACAACTGATGGAACATGACAAGAAGTTTGTCATTATTGGCAGCCTCAACGCCATCACCTACAAAGAGATTTTTAAACTCATAAAGGAAGATAGAATTTGGCTTGGTTACGGATTCAAAGCTGGCAACGCATATTTTGCGACCCCTCATCCAAAAGAATTCGCAAAAGGTGTTTATAACGAAGAAACGGGATTGGTGAAGTTCCGAAACGTTACTTGGTATACTAATCTTGACATTTCAAAGCGTCACGAGGATTTGATTTTATATAAAAATTATAGCCCTGAAGAATATCCCGCCTACGACAATTATGGGCACCTTGAATAATGCCATTTTCAATAAACGCGTTGTTGCGCCGTAAAAATCTGCACTCATGAACACCGTTT encodes the following:
- a CDS encoding TraR/DksA family transcriptional regulator translates to MVDLFDRAQEAEERDRKRALSAALCKGQRIGPSALVCNECGEPIPEDRRIASPGCTRCVSCERAHEDKRRR
- a CDS encoding terminase large subunit domain-containing protein, with the protein product MEPLSSQKPADRSPAVLLPYQQRWMADQSAVKVCEKSRRIGLSWSEAADNTLYAASVSGDDVWYIGYNKDMAEEFINDCAAWATHYQFAAGAVEEEVVKDVDKDILTFRISFASGNRIVALSSRPSNLRGKQGRVVIDEAAFHDDLGELLKAAMALLMWGGQVRVISTHDGDKNPFNELVQEIRAGRKPYSLHRIDFDDALRDGLFKRICLRAKRPWSQAAEAAWRAEIVASYGDDAQEELFCVPSQGSGTYLSRPLIEGCLSAEIPVVRWEQSSSFAEKDDSYRYAVVEEWLAETLFPLLVGLDPKRQTVLGEDFARSGDLTVMLPLQETQAATWRSVFVLELRNLPFRQQEQILFYIIDRLPRFHHGALDARGNGQYLAERAMQQYGPERISQVMLSESWYRENMPKYKAAFEDKAVLLPKDADVIEDHRAFKIVGGVARLPETRNTGQDKRKRHGDVGIAGALAWYSTWQESGEGWDFLPQSASRPISPVVRGF